One Vibrio sp. CDRSL-10 TSBA genomic region harbors:
- a CDS encoding ABC transporter permease, with protein sequence MSVIAKLAWKSLLNRKLTALLTILTVAISVVLLTGVERIRTQAKSSFANTISGTDLIVGGRSGSVNLLLYSVFRIGNATNNIDWQSYREFSQHPAVKWAIPISLGDSHRGFRVMGTNHSYFEHYRFGSKQSLTFSQGREFNGLFETVLGADVAKKLGYTIGSEIIIAHGISDVAFARHDKLPFKVVGILAPTGTPVDKTVHVSLAAIEAIHVGWQSGAHLGNTPDAKQLAEQQFEPQQITAMLLGLKSKIQTFDLQREINQYRQEPLSAILPGVALHELWGMMSVAEQALMAVSVFVVVAGLLGMLSSLLTSLQERRREMSILRAMGARPRHIFSLLISEAALLTLAGIVLGVLGLYALLALAAPLIESQYGIRIDLGAISRHEWQLLGYVQCAGIVIGIVPALRAYRQSLSDGMTIRL encoded by the coding sequence ATGAGTGTCATCGCCAAATTAGCCTGGAAAAGTCTGCTCAACCGCAAACTGACCGCACTGCTGACCATACTGACCGTCGCCATTTCAGTGGTGTTACTGACCGGCGTAGAGCGGATTCGGACCCAGGCCAAGAGCAGCTTTGCTAATACCATTTCCGGGACTGACCTGATTGTCGGCGGGCGCTCGGGCTCGGTGAACCTGCTGCTCTATTCGGTGTTTCGGATTGGCAACGCCACCAACAATATCGACTGGCAAAGCTACCGCGAATTCAGTCAGCATCCGGCGGTGAAATGGGCCATCCCTATCTCACTCGGCGATTCACATCGCGGCTTTCGGGTCATGGGTACCAATCACAGTTATTTCGAGCACTATCGTTTCGGAAGTAAGCAATCACTTACTTTCAGCCAGGGCAGAGAATTTAATGGCCTGTTTGAAACCGTGCTCGGTGCCGATGTCGCGAAAAAACTCGGCTACACCATCGGCAGCGAAATCATTATTGCTCACGGCATCAGTGACGTTGCCTTTGCCCGGCATGACAAGCTGCCGTTTAAAGTAGTCGGTATTCTGGCGCCAACCGGCACCCCGGTCGACAAAACCGTACACGTTTCTCTGGCTGCGATTGAAGCCATTCATGTCGGCTGGCAGTCGGGTGCCCATCTGGGCAATACTCCGGATGCCAAGCAACTGGCTGAGCAGCAGTTTGAGCCGCAGCAGATCACTGCCATGTTGCTCGGACTTAAATCGAAAATTCAGACCTTTGACCTGCAACGGGAAATCAACCAATACCGTCAGGAGCCGCTCAGTGCCATCCTACCGGGGGTCGCACTGCATGAGTTATGGGGCATGATGTCAGTGGCAGAACAGGCCTTAATGGCCGTGTCGGTCTTCGTGGTGGTCGCCGGTCTGCTTGGTATGCTGAGCAGCCTGTTGACCAGCCTGCAGGAGCGGCGGCGCGAGATGTCCATCCTGCGTGCGATGGGAGCGCGGCCAAGACATATCTTCAGCCTGCTGATCAGTGAAGCCGCCCTGCTGACTCTGGCCGGCATTGTGCTCGGAGTGCTTGGTCTATATGCCCTGCTCGCGCTGGCAGCGCCGTTGATTGAAAGCCAGTACGGGATTCGTATCGACCTTGGCGCCATCAGTCGCCACGAATGGCAGTTGCTGGGTTATGTGCAATGCGCCGGAATTGTGATAGGAATTGTACCGGCCTTGCGCGCCTATCGGCAGTCGCTCAGTGATGGGATGACCATCCGGCTGTAA
- a CDS encoding DUF2796 domain-containing protein — protein MFNQTLLVAGITAALCSNAFAQSEFRQHEAHVHGHVELNIAQDGDDLLIEITAPGADVTGFEHAPQSDSETNLLNQALENLNQADSLFTLSEAGLCSLEHADVGHNLGGHQPHHDEKHDEHDDHHDHAGQHDQHHADDDADHAHHSEHGAFTIQYQYHCEQISNLKQIETHWFDLFPSTREMQVNLLTDTMQTATELTPKYTVISL, from the coding sequence ATGTTTAACCAAACCCTGCTGGTAGCGGGCATTACTGCTGCACTGTGCAGCAATGCTTTTGCACAAAGTGAGTTTCGTCAGCACGAAGCGCACGTTCACGGCCATGTCGAACTGAATATCGCCCAGGATGGCGATGATCTGTTAATCGAAATCACCGCGCCCGGCGCTGATGTCACCGGCTTTGAACATGCGCCGCAATCGGACAGCGAAACTAATCTGCTCAATCAGGCGCTCGAAAATCTCAATCAGGCGGATTCGCTGTTTACCCTGAGTGAAGCAGGCTTGTGCTCGCTGGAACATGCTGACGTCGGCCATAATCTGGGCGGCCACCAGCCGCATCATGATGAAAAACACGATGAACACGATGACCACCATGATCATGCCGGCCAGCACGACCAACACCATGCTGACGATGATGCGGATCATGCTCACCACAGTGAACATGGTGCGTTCACCATTCAATACCAGTATCACTGTGAGCAGATCAGCAACCTTAAACAGATAGAAACCCATTGGTTTGATTTATTTCCGTCAACGCGCGAAATGCAGGTTAATCTGTTGACCGATACGATGCAAACTGCGACGGAACTGACGCCGAAATACACCGTCATTTCACTGTAA
- a CDS encoding autotransporter assembly complex family protein, with the protein MRRNLLPALIPALFYSAASLADVDLTIEGLDGELKSNADAYLSSIPPADYSTQLRFQSRLESTLTEALNALGYYHPQFDFTVTEPNKAMTLRITPGEVVRLQQVDIEIEGEARDDGDFQRLIERSGLKVGEALNHSQYDSLKSGLRNLALQKGYFDGEFVTSRLEVSPALNLAYVRLHYKSGIRYQFGESVIEGSQIDENRVRSLSPFKAGDPYQVSQVGEYNQNLSNTEWFSSVVVAPDLSQLGQGRQLPLNVSLSPQARNQLETGIGYSTDVGVRGSLKWKKPWVNDLGHSFDSSFSISAPEQSVTASYKIPLDDVLRQYYRIQYGMKHVDNRDTQSIESNLALERHWVLDNGWHRTLFVRYLVEDYQQGVLDDAAQYILPGISYTRSRTRMRGSLLTWGDKQTVTLEYGDPDLFSETRVTRLLAGTSWLRSFGRNHRGLIRLDGGANFAEEFDKLPPSMRFFAGGDNNLRGYGYESISPRDETGSLSGAKYIATSTLEYQYRLTGNWWGALFVDYGDAFNDTPDWKTGTGFGIRWISPVGPIRLDFAWGLDLDPADRFKIHFTLGPEL; encoded by the coding sequence ATGAGACGAAATCTATTACCAGCGCTAATCCCGGCTTTGTTTTATTCTGCTGCATCTCTCGCCGATGTTGACCTCACGATTGAGGGGCTGGACGGTGAGCTGAAAAGTAATGCCGATGCTTACCTCTCTTCGATTCCGCCCGCCGACTATTCAACCCAGTTGCGCTTTCAGTCGCGCCTGGAAAGTACGCTGACGGAAGCCCTCAATGCGCTCGGCTATTATCATCCTCAGTTTGACTTTACCGTCACCGAACCCAATAAGGCGATGACACTGCGTATCACGCCAGGTGAAGTGGTGCGCCTGCAACAGGTCGATATTGAGATTGAGGGGGAAGCCCGGGATGATGGTGATTTCCAACGTCTGATCGAACGCAGCGGGCTGAAAGTCGGTGAAGCGCTCAATCACAGTCAGTACGACAGCCTTAAATCCGGCTTGCGCAATCTGGCGTTGCAAAAGGGTTACTTTGACGGTGAGTTCGTGACCAGCCGCCTTGAGGTATCGCCTGCTCTCAATCTGGCTTACGTCCGCCTGCACTACAAGAGCGGTATCCGTTATCAGTTTGGCGAAAGCGTGATTGAAGGCAGTCAGATTGATGAAAACCGGGTACGTTCACTGAGTCCGTTTAAGGCCGGCGACCCGTATCAGGTTTCTCAGGTGGGTGAGTATAACCAGAATTTGTCCAACACTGAGTGGTTCTCATCGGTGGTAGTGGCGCCGGATTTATCTCAGCTTGGTCAGGGGCGGCAACTGCCGCTCAATGTCAGCTTAAGCCCACAGGCGCGTAACCAGCTCGAAACCGGTATCGGCTATTCGACCGACGTCGGAGTGCGGGGCTCACTGAAGTGGAAAAAACCGTGGGTTAACGATCTCGGCCACAGCTTCGACAGCAGTTTCTCCATTTCTGCCCCGGAGCAGAGCGTCACCGCCAGCTATAAGATTCCGCTCGATGACGTATTACGTCAGTACTATCGCATTCAGTACGGCATGAAGCATGTCGATAACCGTGACACACAGAGTATTGAATCCAATCTTGCACTGGAGCGGCACTGGGTCCTGGATAACGGCTGGCACCGCACCCTGTTTGTGCGTTACCTGGTGGAAGATTACCAACAGGGTGTGCTCGATGATGCGGCGCAATACATTCTGCCCGGCATCAGCTATACCCGCAGCCGGACCCGGATGCGCGGATCGCTGCTGACCTGGGGCGATAAGCAGACCGTTACGCTGGAGTACGGCGACCCGGATCTGTTTTCTGAAACCCGGGTGACGCGCCTCCTGGCCGGGACTTCCTGGCTGCGCAGCTTTGGTCGTAACCACCGTGGTCTGATCCGGCTCGATGGCGGGGCTAACTTCGCTGAAGAATTTGATAAGCTGCCGCCATCGATGCGTTTTTTCGCGGGTGGTGATAATAACCTGCGTGGTTACGGTTATGAGTCAATTTCACCGCGCGATGAAACCGGATCGTTAAGCGGTGCCAAATACATCGCCACCAGTACGCTGGAGTACCAGTATCGGCTGACCGGTAACTGGTGGGGCGCGTTGTTTGTCGATTACGGGGATGCCTTCAACGATACGCCGGACTGGAAAACCGGTACCGGCTTTGGGATCCGCTGGATCTCGCCGGTCGGTCCGATTCGGCTCGATTTCGCGTGGGGTCTGGATCTGGATCCGGCCGATCGCTTTAAGATCCACTTTACCCTGGGGCCTGAGTTATGA
- the msrA gene encoding peptide-methionine (S)-S-oxide reductase MsrA — protein sequence MLDKQMMVSAETALPGRSTPLSVDDTHFVNQTSLSAAPVNGQQQILLGMGCFWGAERLFWQIEGVISTSVGYAGGFTPNPTYEEVCTGLTGHSEVVRVVFDPQILPLEQLLRAFWERHDPTQGMRQGNDLGTQYRSAIYTYSDEQQAIAEQSQADYQSLLSEQQRALITTEIAPAGPYYYAETYHQQYLAKNPQGYCGLGGTGVCFPPQRDA from the coding sequence ATGTTAGACAAACAAATGATGGTTAGCGCTGAAACCGCTTTACCCGGCCGCTCTACCCCTTTGAGTGTAGATGATACCCACTTCGTTAACCAAACCAGCCTGAGTGCCGCACCGGTTAACGGCCAGCAGCAAATTCTGCTGGGCATGGGCTGCTTCTGGGGGGCTGAGCGCCTGTTTTGGCAGATTGAAGGGGTCATCTCTACATCGGTCGGCTATGCCGGTGGCTTTACACCCAATCCGACTTATGAAGAAGTGTGTACCGGTCTGACCGGCCATAGTGAAGTGGTACGAGTGGTGTTTGACCCGCAGATCCTGCCGCTGGAGCAATTGCTGCGCGCTTTCTGGGAACGGCATGATCCGACTCAGGGCATGCGTCAGGGCAATGATCTCGGTACTCAGTACCGCTCAGCCATTTATACATACAGTGATGAGCAGCAAGCCATTGCCGAGCAAAGCCAGGCTGATTACCAGTCACTGCTCAGCGAGCAGCAACGTGCTTTGATCACTACAGAAATCGCACCGGCCGGTCCGTACTATTACGCCGAAACTTACCATCAGCAGTATCTGGCCAAAAATCCGCAAGGTTACTGCGGACTGGGTGGCACCGGAGTGTGCTTTCCGCCCCAGCGCGATGCCTGA
- a CDS encoding DUF2607 family protein: MPNSLYSIRVHSRSVAMVALLLTLWLSIAQISHQQDTTPSHHAHHQCQLFNGLQHGLAQALPELPPGPAVPYLQPDTRVVRLCQPTTDSCARSPPAPALHYITA; the protein is encoded by the coding sequence ATGCCGAATAGCCTGTACAGCATACGAGTTCACAGCAGGAGCGTGGCCATGGTCGCACTCCTGCTGACGCTATGGCTGAGCATCGCGCAAATCAGCCATCAGCAGGACACGACGCCGTCCCATCACGCTCATCACCAATGCCAGTTGTTCAATGGTCTGCAACATGGTCTGGCCCAGGCTCTGCCTGAACTGCCGCCGGGCCCTGCCGTACCCTATCTTCAGCCTGACACCCGGGTTGTCCGCCTCTGTCAGCCCACGACCGATTCCTGCGCCCGCTCACCCCCGGCTCCAGCTCTGCACTACATCACGGCCTGA